The Streptomyces noursei ATCC 11455 sequence GCGGTCGGCGGTGTGGGCGTCCAGCGCGAACTCGTGCGGACCCTTGGGGGCGGCGCCGCTGCGCATCGGATAGCGGGCGTCGGTGCCGTTCGGACCGGGGAAGTAGTTGCCGCCGAGGGTCGAGAAGCCGTCGCCGATCATCGTGCCGTGCTTGTCGGCGATGGCGGTGAAGCCGGAGACGGTGCCGGTGGCGGAGGCGGCGCCCGGCAGGTGGGCGGCCGTCTCCAGCAGCTTCTGGTCGAGCGCGGGGCGGGCCCCGGGGACGCCGTCGGCGCGGTCGGAGCCGCCGCGCTGGATGGCCACGTCGACGTTGTCGAAGCCCTTGCGGGCGGTGCCCTGGAGGGCGTCGGAGAGGGTGGAGGTGAAGACCAGGGTGCCGGAGACGAAGGCCACGCCGAGCATCACGGCGAGCACGGTCATCAGCAGCCGGGCCTTGTGCGCGAGCACATTGCGCAAGGCGGTACGGAACATGGGTGGGTCAGTCCTGGAGGAGTGGTCCGGGGTGTCCGGGGTGCGGGAGGTGGCTGCTGCCGGTCAGCTGACGCGGCCCGTGGCGTCGAGGCCGGGGGTCCGGGGGGCACCCCCGGAAAAGCCCAGCATGCGTTCGAGCACCATGTCGGCGCTGGGGTCGGGCATGTCGTCGACGATCCGGCCGTCGGCGAGGAATATGACGCGGTCCGCGTACGACGCCGCGACCGGGTCGTGGGTCACCATCACCACCGTCTGGCCCAGTTCGCGCACGGAGTTGCGCAGGAAGCCCAGGACCTCGGCGCCGGAGCGGGAGTCGAGGTTGCCGGTGGGCTCGTCGGCGAAGATGATCTCGGGCCGGGAGGCCAGGGCGCGGGCCACCGCCACGCGCTGCTGCTGGCCGCCGGAGAGCTGGCTCGGGCGGTGCTTGAGCCGGCCGGAGAGGCCGACGGTCTCCACGACCCGGTCCAGCCAGGCGCGGTCCGGCTTCCGGCCGGCGATGTCCATGGGGAGGGTGATGTTCTCCAGGGCGGTGAGCGTCGGGAGGAGGTTGAACGCCTGGAAGACGAAGCCGATCTTGTCGCGCCGGAGCTGGGTGAGCTTCTTGTCCTTCAGCCCGGTCAGCTCGATGTCGCCGATCTTCGCCGAGCCGCCGGAGATCGCGTCCAGGCCGGCCATGCAGTGCATCAGCGTGGACTTGCCGGAGCCGGAGGGGCCCATGATCGCGGTGAACCGGGCCTGGCGGAAGTCGACGGAGACCGCGTCCAGGGCGACCACCTGGGTCTCGCCCTGTCCGTAGACCTTGCTGAGATCCGTGGCGCGGGCGGCCACCGCGGTGCTGCGGCCGGCGACGGTGGCGCCGGAGTGGGTGGTGGTCACGGGAAGGGTCTCCTGTCGGGACGAGGAACGGGCCGCTCCCGCACCGGCGCGGTGGCCGCGGCGGCGGGGTGGCGGAACATCGGTTTCCATCGTCCGGCAGCGCATCGTGCCCGGACGTCAACCCGTGTGACCGTCCTTGGGCCACCCCCAGGGATTAGCTCCCCGTGCTCCGTCATCCCTGGGTATGAGGTCGTCCCTGAGGCCGATGGTGCCGGTGGGGCACCGGTCGGGCATTGCCGGAGGGCGCGCGGAGGGCGTTGGGGCGCCGTCGCGGAGGCGTCGAATTTTCGTCAATTCGGGGTCGGATTTCGCTCTCGCGACCACCGGCGAACATGGGCTCCAGGCATGTGCCAGAGGCTCTGTCGGACCCTGATGCACCCTCAGTTGCCAATAAAATAAGACAACCTCGGGATGAGCGGCCGATCCGCCTGGTGCGCTGCGGGCTACGCTCGTGCTGCCTTCTATGAGGAGGCATGGGGGACCCCACGCCCGGATGGTGGAATGCAGACACGGCGAGCTTAAACCTCGCTGGCCTTCGGGCCGTGCCGGTTCAAGTCCGGCTCCGGGCACTTCCCGCGGGCAGCGGGACAAAGACCCGTAAGTACCTGAATATTCAACGTGTATCACGAGGCGGGGCCGCCGGGAAAACCCGGCGGCCCCGCCTCGGTATTGCGCGGTGGCGGCTCAGCGCTCCACGAGCGCGAACAGCGCCTCCCAGCGGCCGACGATCTCGTCGGTGGAGAACCGCTGGATGTTCTCCCGGGCCGTCTCGCCCATCCGGTCCCGCAGCTCCTGGTCCGACATCAGAGTGTCGAGGTGCCGGGCGAATTCGGTGATGTTGCCGGGCGGGGCCAGGAAGCCGTCCGTGCCGTCCGTGATGATCTCGCGGACGCCCGGCGCCACGTCGAAGGCCACACACGGCACGGCGGTGGCCATCGCCTCCATCGGCGCGAGCGGGAAGCCCTCGCCGCGCGAGCTCAGCGCGAACACCGCGCTCTCCCGCAGCGCTCCGGCGACATCGCTGGTCCGCCCCATCCACTCGACCGAGTCGGTCACCCCCAGCTCGGCCGCCTGCTTGCGCAGCGCCTCGGCCTCCTCACCGGAGCCGTAGATCCGCAGCGTCCAGTCCGGGTGCTGCGGCGCGACCTTGGCCCACGCCTCCAGGAGCAGGTCCACGCCCTTCTCCTCGTGCAGCCGGCCGATGCTCGCCACGACCTTCCGGGACCGGTCCGAGGGGACGTCGGGGAAGAACGGCAGCGGGTTCGGCATGAAGCCGACGTTGTCCATCCGCTGGCGGATCCACTTGTCCGCGTCCTCGCGGGTGAGCGGCAGCATCCGGTCGACGTCCTGGTAAAACCGCTTGACGCGGGCGAACCGGGACGACCGGCGGCAGGTCTCGAACGATTCGTGGCTCATTCCGATCACCGCCAGCCCGGCGGTGTCGGCCAGCGCCACCCACTCCATCGCCCACACCTGGGTCACGATCACCACGCCGCCCGGCTGCGCGCCCCGGAACAGCGTGGTCATCTTCGCGGCCTGCTCGTGCATCCCGGCCTCGCGGGCGGTCCGGCGGCGCTGCTCGACGACGTTCAGCTTGTCCCGCAGGCCGCGTACCGGGCGCACGCTCGGCGGGTGCACGTCGTAGAGCGTGGTGGTCCGGTACGGCAGATCGGGACCGAGCTCGTGGACCCGGCCCTCGGGCGGTGGCACGATCCCGATGACGTGCACCCGGTGGCCCTGCTCGGCGAACAGGCGCGCCATCTGGTGCGACCAACTGGTGATGCCGCCCAGCTCGTTGACGCTGTTGGAGACGAAGAAGATGTCCCGCGGCTCGGCTGCGTTCGACTTGGTCATCAACGGCTCCACTGCGCAAAGAACTGGTCGACGATGCTCTGTGCGGCGTCGCCCTGGTCGTATTCCCCGAACTTGGCGACGAATTCCTTGCGGTCCTTGGCGTATTCCAGCTGCTGGGACTCGAAAGACGCCACGGCCTCGAAGAAATCCTCCTCGGTGCGTACTACCGGTCCTGGTGCGTGTTCCAGCAGATCGAAGTACGTTCCGCGGCCCTCGTGCACATATTCGTCGTAGTCGTAGGTGAAGAACACCAGCGGCCGGTCGAGCAGCGCGTAGTCGAACATCACCGACGAATAGTCCGTGACCAGGCCGTCGGCCAGCTCCAGGATCGGGGTGATGTCGTGGCGCGCCGAGACATCGATCACCCGGCCCTGCACGGTCGGCGGCAGCACCACGTGGTTGAGGTAGTGCGAGCGGACGAGCAGGACGTAGCGGTCGCCGAACTGGTCGGCGAAGCGCTCCACGTCGAAGGGGAGCGCGAACCGGCCGTGCCGGCCGCCCGCCTTGCGGAACGTCGGCGCGTACAGCAGCACCTTCTTGTCCGCGGGGATGCCCAGCTCCGCCGCCAGCTGGCCGCGCTCGCGGTGGCCCAGTTCGGCCTCCCGCAGCCGGGCCCTGACCAGGGCGTCGTTGCGCGGGTAGCCGACCCGCAGCAGGGTCTTCTCCTTGAGGCGGAACGCCTTGGCCAGCGTCCGCGCGTCGTGCTCGGTGCGGCACACGAACCGGTCGAAGCGGTCCAGCGAGCGCTGCTGCTCGGCCTGCTGCTGGCGGGTCTGCGCCTTGAGCGAGGGCTGGTCGAAGCCCATGTTCTTCAGCGCCGAGCCGTGCCAGGTCTGGATGTAGGTGGTCTCGGGGCGCTTGGTCAGCTTCAGCGGGTAGCTCTGGTTGTCCACCCAGAACTCCGCCTGCGCCAGCGCCTTGAGGTACTGCAGCGACCAGCGCTTGACCAGGGTGGCGTCCTTGGGGAAGTCCTTCGGGGACCCGGCGTAGGCCCAGATCGCCTCGAACTCCAGGCCCTGCCGGCGCATCTCCTCGTAGATGGCGCGCGGGCTGTCGCTGTACTGCTTGCCCAGGTGGCTCTCGAAGACCACCGTGCGCTTCTTGATCGGCAGCCGGCTGAAGACCTCGTGGTACGCCCGGAGCTTGGTGTCCCCGGAGGTGAGCGTCTTGCGCAGCGCCTTGGCCTTGCGGAAGCCGGACTTGGCCAGCGCGCCCGGCTTGCCGTGGACGCTCCTGGAGATGAGCTCCTGCACGCGCTCGGCGCTCTGGCTCTCGCTGATCAGGCGGAACGCCAGGTGGCCCTTGGAGGAGATGTGCGGCTCGATGTGGTCGGCGACCATCCGGGTCAGCCGCGGCCGGATCGGCAGCGGCGCGCCGGCCAGCTCGGTGTCGGCCACCGTCAGCCGCGACGTGGTGGGCACCCCGTCGACGGTCAGGCGCAGCCGGACGTCCCAGATGGTGTCGACGATGCCCAGCGGGCGCAGCCGCGCGGTGACGTCCGCGGTGGTCTCCCACGCCACGGTGTCGCCCTCGTGGCGCAGCGTGGTGACCGGGAAGGCGAAGGACTGCAGGCTGCGGCGGCGGGCGCTGAACTCCAGCTGGCCGGCGAGCTTGGCGCCCTCGGGGATCGCACCGAGCGGGTTGGTGATCCGGCCGGCCAGCGAGACGGTGTTGCCCGCCTCGGAGAACCGGGTGAGCTGGTTGCGCAGGAAGAGCTGGTTGACCGGCTTCTCGTGGTAGCCGATGTCGGTCACGTCCAGCACCTGGCGGCCGAACGCGTCGTCGGCGTGGCCGTCGCACCAGTAGATCCGGCCGTCGCGCTGGGCCAGCGGCGAGGAGAGCTTGTCGCGGTTGATGAGGGTGTCGACCGCCGGGATGAGGTTGTCCCAGTCGCCCTTCTGGAGCAGGTAGGCGCAGATGGCCTGTATCGGCAGGACCCGCTCGTACGCCTCGGGCGCGAGGTCGGCGAGGTACTCCTGGGAGAGCGCGGCGAACTCCTGGCGGTACGCCTCGTCGCGGAAGGGCAGGTCCCGCAGGTGGAGCACCAGGTCGTGCTTGAGGAACTTGACGTCCTTGGCGAGCTTCATCTCGGTCAGGCCGCGCTCGGCCAGCAGGGCGTCGATCCGCCGGTGGACCTCCAACCGGTGGATGTAGTTCGTCATTTCGTGCCGTCGGTTCGTCACCGACTTCACGGCGGCCTTCTCGAAGACGTTCCAGAAGTAGACCTGATTGGGAATCAGCGTAATGCGCTTCGCCGCGAGGTAGGCGTCGGCGATAAACATCAGGTCCTCGTAGAAC is a genomic window containing:
- a CDS encoding ABC transporter ATP-binding protein, with the translated sequence MTTTHSGATVAGRSTAVAARATDLSKVYGQGETQVVALDAVSVDFRQARFTAIMGPSGSGKSTLMHCMAGLDAISGGSAKIGDIELTGLKDKKLTQLRRDKIGFVFQAFNLLPTLTALENITLPMDIAGRKPDRAWLDRVVETVGLSGRLKHRPSQLSGGQQQRVAVARALASRPEIIFADEPTGNLDSRSGAEVLGFLRNSVRELGQTVVMVTHDPVAASYADRVIFLADGRIVDDMPDPSADMVLERMLGFSGGAPRTPGLDATGRVS
- a CDS encoding glycosyltransferase, which produces MTKSNAAEPRDIFFVSNSVNELGGITSWSHQMARLFAEQGHRVHVIGIVPPPEGRVHELGPDLPYRTTTLYDVHPPSVRPVRGLRDKLNVVEQRRRTAREAGMHEQAAKMTTLFRGAQPGGVVIVTQVWAMEWVALADTAGLAVIGMSHESFETCRRSSRFARVKRFYQDVDRMLPLTREDADKWIRQRMDNVGFMPNPLPFFPDVPSDRSRKVVASIGRLHEEKGVDLLLEAWAKVAPQHPDWTLRIYGSGEEAEALRKQAAELGVTDSVEWMGRTSDVAGALRESAVFALSSRGEGFPLAPMEAMATAVPCVAFDVAPGVREIITDGTDGFLAPPGNITEFARHLDTLMSDQELRDRMGETARENIQRFSTDEIVGRWEALFALVER
- a CDS encoding bifunctional glycosyltransferase/CDP-glycerol:glycerophosphate glycerophosphotransferase; this encodes MPDVSVVVIVYNDADRLPTAVQSVLDQTLRDVEVVIVDDCSTDRSFEVAQALAATHPERVRAFQLPENSGAGGEPRNLGIQHTRGQYVMFLDSDDVLEHNACRNLLEAAEETGSDIVSGLCVRIHKDTRNQKRDEWYAWLYSTTRTFESVTELPDLFVWDTLSTNKCYRREFLIENDLRFPKGMFYEDLMFIADAYLAAKRITLIPNQVYFWNVFEKAAVKSVTNRRHEMTNYIHRLEVHRRIDALLAERGLTEMKLAKDVKFLKHDLVLHLRDLPFRDEAYRQEFAALSQEYLADLAPEAYERVLPIQAICAYLLQKGDWDNLIPAVDTLINRDKLSSPLAQRDGRIYWCDGHADDAFGRQVLDVTDIGYHEKPVNQLFLRNQLTRFSEAGNTVSLAGRITNPLGAIPEGAKLAGQLEFSARRRSLQSFAFPVTTLRHEGDTVAWETTADVTARLRPLGIVDTIWDVRLRLTVDGVPTTSRLTVADTELAGAPLPIRPRLTRMVADHIEPHISSKGHLAFRLISESQSAERVQELISRSVHGKPGALAKSGFRKAKALRKTLTSGDTKLRAYHEVFSRLPIKKRTVVFESHLGKQYSDSPRAIYEEMRRQGLEFEAIWAYAGSPKDFPKDATLVKRWSLQYLKALAQAEFWVDNQSYPLKLTKRPETTYIQTWHGSALKNMGFDQPSLKAQTRQQQAEQQRSLDRFDRFVCRTEHDARTLAKAFRLKEKTLLRVGYPRNDALVRARLREAELGHRERGQLAAELGIPADKKVLLYAPTFRKAGGRHGRFALPFDVERFADQFGDRYVLLVRSHYLNHVVLPPTVQGRVIDVSARHDITPILELADGLVTDYSSVMFDYALLDRPLVFFTYDYDEYVHEGRGTYFDLLEHAPGPVVRTEEDFFEAVASFESQQLEYAKDRKEFVAKFGEYDQGDAAQSIVDQFFAQWSR